Proteins from a single region of Streptomyces spinoverrucosus:
- a CDS encoding NAD-dependent epimerase/dehydratase family protein codes for MGKVVLVTGVARQLGGRFVRRIQRDPEVDRVVAVDAVPPEHHLGGADFIRADIRQPTIARVLAETAADTVVHMDVTATALGSGNRATVKETNVIGTMQLLGACQKSPTVRRLVVKSSTNVYGSAPRDPAVFSETTPPKSLPSGGFAKDTVEVEGYVRGFARRRPDVAVCVLRFANILGPSADSPLASYFSLPVLPTVFGYDPRLQFVHEDDVIEVLRIASHEPRRGTLNSGTFNIAGDGVLLLSQCSRRLGRPTLPLLLPAVTWAGSLVRTLGMTDFSPEQIRLLTHGRVVDTTQMRETLGFQPKYTTAETFADFARSRGPGLLPPEALAGAVDRIAALPVAGGGNPPTQSAN; via the coding sequence TTGGGCAAGGTCGTGCTCGTGACCGGAGTGGCCCGTCAGCTGGGGGGCCGGTTCGTACGACGGATCCAGCGGGACCCGGAAGTCGATCGGGTCGTCGCCGTGGACGCGGTACCGCCCGAGCATCACCTGGGTGGCGCGGACTTCATTCGGGCGGACATCCGGCAGCCCACCATCGCGCGCGTGCTGGCCGAGACGGCCGCCGACACGGTCGTCCACATGGACGTCACCGCGACCGCGCTGGGCAGCGGCAACCGGGCCACGGTCAAGGAGACCAACGTCATCGGGACGATGCAGCTGCTCGGCGCCTGCCAGAAGTCCCCGACCGTACGGCGGCTGGTGGTGAAGTCCAGCACCAACGTCTACGGCTCGGCGCCCCGCGACCCGGCCGTGTTCAGCGAGACCACCCCGCCCAAGTCGCTGCCCAGCGGCGGCTTCGCCAAGGACACGGTGGAGGTCGAGGGCTACGTACGGGGGTTCGCGCGCCGCCGGCCGGACGTGGCGGTGTGTGTGCTGCGGTTCGCCAACATCCTGGGCCCCAGCGCCGACTCACCGCTCGCCTCGTACTTCTCGCTACCTGTCCTGCCGACCGTCTTCGGTTACGACCCCCGGCTGCAGTTCGTGCACGAGGACGACGTGATCGAGGTGCTGCGGATCGCCTCGCACGAGCCGCGCCGGGGCACCCTCAACAGCGGCACCTTCAACATCGCCGGCGACGGCGTCCTGCTGCTCTCCCAGTGCTCCCGGCGGCTCGGCCGCCCCACCCTGCCGCTGCTGCTGCCCGCCGTCACGTGGGCCGGCTCGCTGGTGCGTACCCTGGGCATGACGGACTTCTCACCCGAGCAGATCCGGCTGCTGACCCATGGCCGGGTGGTGGACACGACCCAGATGCGCGAGACGCTGGGTTTCCAGCCGAAGTACACCACCGCGGAGACGTTCGCGGACTTCGCGCGCAGCCGCGGACCCGGACTCCTGCCGCCCGAGGCCCTTGCGGGGGCCGTCGACCGGATCGCCGCCCTGCCCGTCGCGGGCGGCGGCAACCCCCCGACGCAGAGCGCCAACTGA
- a CDS encoding DUF5667 domain-containing protein — protein sequence MIANVSAHRRANAFAQALEEQSERGTAAEQSEESAPAAAEQPTEQGRLLALTAGLGALPKPELDPEVKVVQRAQLVAQFEAMLQEGGGATTSDSAVPEQRSARGRGAHRATPLGKLRPRTRLAKGLTAGGLSVGVAASAFGGVAAASGDALPGDSLYGLKRGIEDFKRGLADGDDERGQVFLDQASTRLSEARRLMERGRGGHLDHESLGEIRRALSGMTHDASEGHRLLTAAYERDPESLDPIQALSAFSRSHREAWGALRERLPVQLGDVSEQVSSVFDAIDQEVAPLQSLLPQPPAQGGSQGDSSGRGSDSGPATGATESGRGSTAPSSGSGSSDGDETGSDGPSRSAETGGEIEGLLGGNTGGLLDPPTDLGSASPSQTKPPTTEPDVTVPPLLPGLLPGLGLDAEDAE from the coding sequence GTGATCGCGAACGTATCGGCGCACCGGCGGGCGAACGCCTTCGCCCAGGCCCTGGAGGAGCAGTCCGAGCGGGGCACGGCGGCCGAGCAGTCCGAGGAGTCGGCCCCGGCTGCTGCGGAACAACCGACCGAGCAGGGCCGCCTGTTGGCCCTGACGGCCGGTCTTGGCGCGTTGCCCAAGCCGGAGCTGGATCCCGAGGTCAAGGTCGTCCAGAGGGCGCAGCTGGTGGCCCAGTTCGAGGCCATGCTGCAGGAGGGCGGCGGGGCGACAACGTCCGATTCCGCGGTGCCCGAGCAGCGTTCCGCGCGGGGCCGTGGCGCCCACCGGGCCACGCCGCTGGGCAAGTTGCGTCCGCGTACGCGACTGGCCAAGGGCCTCACCGCGGGCGGGCTCAGCGTGGGTGTCGCCGCCAGTGCCTTCGGCGGAGTCGCCGCCGCCAGCGGGGACGCCCTGCCCGGCGACTCGCTGTACGGGCTCAAGCGCGGCATCGAGGACTTCAAACGCGGCCTGGCGGATGGGGACGACGAGCGCGGGCAGGTATTCCTCGACCAGGCGTCCACCCGGTTGAGCGAGGCTCGTCGGCTGATGGAGCGCGGCCGCGGCGGCCACCTCGACCACGAGTCGCTCGGCGAGATCCGCCGTGCCCTGTCCGGCATGACGCACGACGCCTCCGAGGGACACCGGCTGCTGACTGCGGCCTACGAACGCGACCCCGAGTCGCTGGACCCCATCCAGGCCCTCTCCGCCTTCTCCCGCTCGCACCGCGAGGCCTGGGGCGCCCTGCGCGAGCGGCTTCCGGTGCAGCTCGGAGACGTCAGTGAGCAGGTGTCGTCGGTGTTCGACGCCATAGACCAGGAAGTCGCCCCGCTGCAGTCCCTGCTTCCGCAGCCCCCCGCCCAGGGCGGCAGCCAGGGTGACAGCAGCGGGCGCGGCTCCGACAGCGGGCCGGCCACCGGCGCCACCGAGTCCGGGCGCGGCTCCACGGCACCCAGCAGCGGCAGCGGCTCCTCCGACGGCGACGAGACCGGCAGCGACGGCCCGAGCCGCTCGGCCGAGACCGGCGGCGAGATCGAGGGCCTGCTGGGCGGTAACACGGGCGGCCTGCTCGACCCACCGACGGACCTCGGCAGCGCCTCCCCGTCGCAGACCAAGCCACCGACGACCGAGCCCGACGTCACCGTTCCACCACTGCTCCCGGGGCTGCTGCCCGGGCTCGGCCTCGATGCCGAGGACGCCGAGTAG
- a CDS encoding lysophospholipid acyltransferase family protein, with protein sequence MADAKVIPFDDDRSRGNAVQRPPRRGRSGGSRRPGGEPARVGEMGEVQPLPSRARAQEDVPVPHEEQRPDEPEQQPLLDEGGLEKRVAAGLSFLRRRLTGDYEVDDFGYDAELTDHVLMSLLRPVYEKYFRVDVKGVENIPSEGGALIVANHSGTLPLDGLMMQVAVHDHHPAGRHLRLLAADLVFVLPVVNELARKLGHTLACAEDAERLLGQGELVGVMPEGFKGIGKPFSERYKLQRFGRGGFVSTALRQGTPIIPCSIVGAEEIYPMLGNAKTLARLLGFPYFPLTPTFPWLGPLGAIPLPTKWTIQFGEPIPTDGYPPEAAEDPMLMFNLTDQVREQIQHTLYKLLVQRRSVFF encoded by the coding sequence ATGGCGGACGCCAAGGTCATTCCGTTCGACGACGACCGGTCCCGTGGGAACGCCGTGCAGCGGCCGCCTCGCCGTGGCCGGAGCGGGGGGAGCCGGCGCCCCGGTGGGGAGCCCGCGCGGGTCGGTGAGATGGGCGAGGTCCAGCCCCTGCCCAGCCGGGCGCGTGCGCAGGAAGATGTCCCCGTGCCCCACGAGGAACAACGGCCGGACGAGCCCGAGCAGCAGCCGCTCCTGGACGAGGGCGGCCTGGAGAAGCGGGTCGCCGCCGGCCTCTCCTTCCTGCGCCGCCGCCTCACCGGCGACTACGAGGTCGACGACTTCGGTTACGACGCCGAACTCACCGACCACGTCCTGATGTCCCTGCTGCGCCCGGTGTACGAGAAGTACTTCCGGGTCGATGTGAAGGGCGTCGAGAACATCCCGTCCGAGGGCGGCGCCCTGATCGTCGCCAACCACTCCGGCACGCTCCCGCTGGACGGCCTGATGATGCAGGTCGCCGTGCACGACCACCACCCGGCCGGCCGCCACCTCCGCCTGCTCGCCGCCGACCTGGTCTTCGTCCTGCCGGTCGTCAACGAACTCGCCCGCAAGCTGGGGCACACCCTCGCCTGCGCCGAGGACGCCGAACGCCTCCTCGGCCAGGGCGAGCTGGTCGGCGTCATGCCGGAGGGCTTCAAGGGCATCGGCAAGCCCTTCAGCGAGCGCTACAAGCTCCAGCGCTTCGGTCGCGGCGGCTTCGTCTCCACCGCGCTGCGCCAGGGCACGCCGATCATCCCGTGCTCGATCGTCGGCGCCGAGGAGATCTACCCGATGCTCGGCAACGCGAAGACCCTCGCGCGTCTCCTGGGCTTCCCGTACTTCCCGCTGACTCCCACGTTCCCGTGGCTGGGCCCGCTCGGTGCGATCCCGCTGCCCACCAAGTGGACGATCCAGTTCGGCGAGCCGATCCCCACGGACGGCTATCCGCCGGAGGCGGCCGAGGACCCGATGCTGATGTTCAACCTGACCGACCAGGTCAGAGAACAGATCCAGCACACCCTCTACAAGCTGCTGGTGCAGCGCCGCTCGGTCTTCTTCTGA
- a CDS encoding MFS transporter encodes MTDVLRRGRASLAFGFFTQGVAFALLVTRIPAIQDRYGVSDALLPAFLAAVPVLAGVGSVLTERLVKRVRPSRVLRWSQPVVLLALLGVGAGERMVELAVALAAFGLAVGALDASMNMLGVSLQLSYGRSIMLGFHAAYSLGGILGASLAWVGAHWELALFVSYLPVVVVLLPAALVGSRWYVDGRAGAASGTAVEKEGQAGGVVFKALLPLCLVMTFAYIGDATVSNWSAKYLQDVLGSSEQTATVPYNVYMVTTLVGRSLGDFGVRRFGAVAVVRGGAVVAAVGFAVVAGAPGAWVGTLGFTLLGLGLCVLVPQTFAAAGRLFPGASDVAVARLNVFNYVGFLIGSPLVGALGDAWSYRGAMLVPMVLVLVTLVYARSFAAQPDRYGGGHERPRTADVGRGSNGL; translated from the coding sequence ATGACTGATGTGCTGCGGCGCGGCAGGGCCTCGCTGGCATTCGGGTTCTTCACTCAGGGCGTTGCCTTCGCCCTGCTGGTGACGCGGATTCCGGCCATCCAGGACCGGTACGGCGTGTCCGACGCGCTGCTGCCGGCCTTCCTCGCCGCCGTGCCGGTACTGGCCGGTGTGGGGAGCGTGCTGACGGAGAGGCTGGTCAAGCGCGTACGGCCCAGTCGGGTGCTGCGATGGTCCCAGCCCGTTGTGCTCCTGGCGCTCCTCGGGGTGGGCGCGGGGGAGCGGATGGTCGAGCTGGCGGTTGCGCTGGCCGCGTTCGGGCTGGCCGTCGGTGCCCTCGACGCGTCGATGAACATGCTGGGCGTCAGCCTGCAACTGTCGTACGGGCGCAGCATCATGCTCGGCTTTCATGCCGCTTACAGCCTCGGCGGGATCTTGGGGGCCTCGCTGGCGTGGGTGGGGGCGCACTGGGAGCTGGCGTTGTTCGTGTCGTATCTGCCGGTCGTGGTGGTGCTGTTGCCGGCTGCTCTGGTGGGGAGTCGGTGGTACGTCGACGGGCGCGCCGGTGCTGCTTCCGGGACCGCTGTGGAGAAGGAGGGGCAGGCGGGGGGTGTCGTCTTCAAGGCGCTGCTGCCGTTGTGTCTCGTGATGACCTTCGCGTACATCGGGGACGCGACCGTCTCCAACTGGAGCGCGAAGTATCTGCAGGATGTGCTGGGGAGCTCGGAGCAGACGGCTACGGTCCCGTACAACGTCTATATGGTCACCACGCTGGTGGGGCGGTCGCTGGGGGACTTCGGGGTGCGGCGGTTCGGGGCCGTGGCGGTTGTGCGGGGTGGGGCGGTCGTGGCGGCGGTGGGGTTCGCGGTGGTGGCGGGGGCGCCCGGGGCGTGGGTGGGCACGCTGGGGTTCACGCTGCTGGGGCTGGGGTTGTGCGTGCTGGTGCCGCAGACGTTCGCGGCGGCGGGGCGGCTCTTTCCTGGGGCTTCGGATGTGGCCGTTGCGCGGCTGAATGTATTCAATTATGTGGGTTTTCTGATCGGTTCGCCGTTGGTGGGGGCGTTGGGGGATGCCTGGAGCTATCGCGGTGCGATGCTCGTGCCGATGGTGTTGGTGCTGGTGACACTCGTGTACGCCAGGTCGTTCGCCGCTCAACCGGACCGATACGGTGGCGGGCATGAGCGGCCGCGCACAGCTGATGTGGGACGAGGCAGTAACGGGCTATGA
- a CDS encoding phosphatase, translated as MPTDPTHRVHRAHRVPRAPRARLRSHLLAARLAGPVATSREESLRSYRAFAARDPRLLIGIDPEQAWTERDLIGLMADKCGVSGDPRCVSGQDVIDPELTLAALEAFSERLAVVAQRGAPVLLGTGHPHRLLGFYGALADALSAAGCAVLTPAQGRSVDITTRFGLRTYDLDYVRGVALVREPGAPGSGCATGAHTHSPLPVRTVLAAIAEAGGTLPELVIGDHGWVCGAGQLGFEAIGLADTDDPAPFVGEAEGRVSVVVPLDDAVRSDYYRPLTRYVLNRACLSQ; from the coding sequence ATGCCCACCGACCCCACCCACCGGGTCCACCGAGCCCACCGAGTCCCCAGAGCTCCCCGAGCCCGCCTTCGATCTCACCTCCTGGCCGCCCGGCTGGCCGGTCCCGTTGCCACCTCTCGGGAAGAGAGCCTGCGGAGTTATCGGGCCTTCGCGGCGCGCGATCCTCGCCTTCTGATCGGGATTGATCCTGAACAGGCCTGGACTGAGCGGGATTTGATCGGGTTGATGGCGGACAAGTGTGGGGTATCCGGAGATCCGAGATGCGTTTCTGGTCAGGATGTGATCGACCCGGAGCTGACCCTCGCCGCCTTGGAGGCGTTCTCGGAACGGCTCGCCGTGGTCGCGCAGCGTGGTGCACCCGTGTTGCTCGGGACCGGTCACCCGCACCGGCTGCTCGGTTTCTACGGCGCCTTGGCGGACGCCCTGTCGGCGGCCGGATGTGCTGTCCTCACCCCGGCGCAGGGTCGCTCTGTCGACATAACGACTAGGTTCGGCCTACGCACGTACGACCTTGATTACGTACGAGGCGTCGCGCTGGTGCGGGAACCCGGCGCCCCCGGCTCCGGTTGTGCGACCGGCGCACACACCCATTCCCCCCTCCCGGTTCGCACCGTTCTGGCCGCGATCGCCGAGGCCGGCGGGACCCTCCCGGAGCTGGTCATCGGGGACCACGGATGGGTCTGCGGAGCAGGTCAGCTGGGGTTCGAGGCGATCGGGCTGGCCGACACGGACGACCCCGCGCCGTTCGTCGGCGAGGCCGAGGGGCGGGTGTCCGTGGTCGTTCCACTTGATGACGCTGTGCGGTCTGATTACTACCGGCCGCTTACCCGCTACGTACTCAATCGGGCGTGTCTGTCACAGTAG
- a CDS encoding helix-turn-helix domain-containing protein encodes MAAAGDQRPLSEVQFLTVAEVASVMRVSKMTVYRLVHSGHLPAIRVGRSFRVPENAVHEYLRDSYVGVETA; translated from the coding sequence ATGGCTGCAGCTGGAGATCAGAGGCCTCTGAGTGAGGTTCAGTTCCTTACCGTGGCGGAGGTCGCCTCGGTGATGCGAGTGTCGAAGATGACCGTGTACCGGTTGGTGCACAGCGGTCATCTGCCCGCGATCCGGGTGGGGCGGTCCTTCCGCGTCCCCGAGAACGCGGTTCACGAGTACCTCCGCGACAGCTATGTGGGGGTGGAAACCGCCTGA
- a CDS encoding acetoin utilization protein AcuC, which yields MSGRAQLMWDEAVTGYDFGPDHPMDPVRLALTRRLVEAFGLDREMDVVAAKAAGESTLRLVHREDYIAAVKAASVDPRAADQSYGLGTLDDPAFAGMHEVSALIAGQSVGAAEAVWRGEALHAVNFAGGLHHAMPAGASGFCIYNDASLAIARLLELGAERVAYVDVDVHHGDGVQAAFWEDPRVLTISLHEHPRTLFPQTGWPEETGAEGAAAGSAVNVALPAGTGDAGWLRAFLAVVPELVAEFRPQVLVTQHGADTHFEDPLAHLAVSLDAQRAVQVACHELAHKYAGGRWVALGGGGYAVVDVVPRSWTHLVGIVAGREVAPEAMVPEEWRQEVFARTRQLAPVRMTDGRWPVSWGDWEAGYDPADRLDQAVLATRRAVFPLRGLLA from the coding sequence ATGAGCGGCCGCGCACAGCTGATGTGGGACGAGGCAGTAACGGGCTATGACTTCGGGCCGGACCATCCGATGGATCCGGTCCGGCTGGCGTTGACCCGGAGACTGGTCGAGGCGTTCGGGCTCGATCGCGAGATGGATGTCGTGGCGGCCAAGGCGGCGGGGGAGTCCACTCTGCGGCTCGTTCACCGGGAGGACTACATCGCGGCGGTGAAGGCCGCGTCGGTGGATCCGCGGGCGGCCGACCAGTCGTATGGGCTGGGGACGTTGGACGATCCGGCGTTCGCCGGGATGCATGAGGTGTCGGCTCTTATCGCCGGGCAGTCGGTGGGGGCGGCGGAGGCTGTGTGGCGCGGGGAGGCGCTGCACGCGGTGAACTTCGCGGGTGGGCTGCATCATGCGATGCCGGCGGGGGCTTCGGGGTTCTGTATTTACAACGACGCCTCGCTGGCCATTGCCCGGTTGCTGGAACTGGGGGCGGAGCGGGTCGCTTATGTGGACGTCGATGTGCATCACGGGGACGGGGTGCAGGCGGCGTTCTGGGAGGATCCGCGGGTTCTGACGATTTCGTTGCACGAGCATCCGCGGACGTTGTTTCCGCAGACCGGGTGGCCGGAGGAGACGGGAGCCGAGGGGGCCGCGGCGGGGTCGGCGGTGAATGTGGCGCTGCCGGCGGGGACGGGGGACGCCGGGTGGTTGCGGGCGTTTCTTGCGGTGGTGCCGGAGCTTGTTGCCGAGTTTCGGCCGCAGGTGTTGGTGACTCAGCACGGGGCCGATACGCATTTCGAGGATCCGTTGGCGCATTTGGCGGTCTCTCTGGATGCGCAGCGGGCTGTGCAGGTTGCCTGCCATGAGTTGGCGCACAAGTACGCCGGGGGGCGTTGGGTGGCGTTGGGTGGGGGTGGATACGCGGTGGTTGATGTGGTGCCGCGGTCCTGGACCCACCTGGTGGGGATTGTGGCGGGGCGGGAGGTGGCGCCCGAGGCGATGGTTCCCGAGGAGTGGCGGCAGGAGGTTTTTGCTCGGACTCGGCAGTTGGCGCCCGTGCGGATGACTGATGGGCGGTGGCCGGTGTCGTGGGGGGACTGGGAGGCGGGGTACGACCCTGCGGATCGGTTGGATCAGGCTGTGTTGGCCACTCGGCGGGCTGTGTTTCCGCTGCGGGGGTTGTTGGCGTAG
- a CDS encoding 30S ribosomal protein bS22, with amino-acid sequence MGSVIKKRRKRMAKKKHRKLLKRTRVQRRNKK; translated from the coding sequence GTGGGCTCTGTTATCAAGAAGCGGCGCAAGCGGATGGCCAAGAAGAAGCATCGCAAGCTGCTCAAGCGCACGCGCGTTCAGCGTCGTAACAAGAAGTAA